The Qingrenia yutianensis genome includes a window with the following:
- a CDS encoding FRG domain-containing protein: MLSFDENGWLFPDPLKNITHDIDSAEIDDLLKLAKEEDYWSAGIRETVKKRLEKDKDDVRLDWIVEDLMIKNTGGTVISMPFGKDIITFNSNRHFFRGENQQYLKSVPSLRRRQEGKSKYECELIKGIALMRSLQFAKFIWKIDVVPYWEAKLSDINVDALAQHYGFDTCLLDLTNDFRTALFFATCKYDYKTDSYRPLTKKDIEATEDSKYGVIFHSPNWVLDYLNGGSFEWHMRHLNDHREEPYSFYSGELDGMAFQIGYQPLMRCHHQSGYIMPMMNATPLQSDNRFEKIRFLQTEELSNRVYEMMDKEKKIFPYEGIGKALDILHTIQRAVIFSEDDLLYAYDYGVVDKKMFPTIDDLRKAITAFQVDGECVSIQKDEINYPISPSVLQEINAEYNGRNLLDVVGNMIHQYPEQRRYREQRCIDIYGKLI, from the coding sequence ATGCTTTCATTTGATGAGAATGGATGGCTATTTCCTGATCCGTTAAAAAATATAACTCATGATATCGACAGTGCAGAGATTGATGATCTATTGAAATTAGCAAAGGAAGAAGATTATTGGTCTGCCGGCATAAGAGAAACTGTAAAAAAACGACTGGAAAAAGATAAAGATGATGTAAGACTGGATTGGATTGTCGAGGATTTAATGATAAAAAATACCGGAGGAACTGTTATTTCAATGCCTTTTGGTAAAGATATTATCACATTTAATAGTAATCGACATTTTTTTAGAGGGGAAAATCAACAGTACTTGAAATCTGTGCCATCACTTCGGAGGAGACAAGAAGGAAAAAGCAAATATGAATGTGAACTCATTAAGGGAATTGCTTTAATGCGGTCATTACAATTCGCAAAGTTTATATGGAAAATAGATGTCGTGCCATATTGGGAAGCAAAATTGAGTGATATTAACGTTGATGCGTTGGCACAACATTATGGTTTTGACACATGCCTGTTGGATTTAACAAACGATTTTAGAACTGCATTATTTTTTGCAACGTGTAAGTATGACTATAAAACAGATTCTTATCGTCCTTTGACAAAAAAAGATATCGAAGCAACAGAAGATTCAAAATATGGTGTAATATTCCATTCACCTAACTGGGTGCTAGATTATTTAAACGGTGGAAGTTTCGAGTGGCACATGCGTCATTTGAATGATCATCGTGAAGAGCCATACAGCTTTTATTCAGGGGAACTAGATGGAATGGCTTTTCAAATTGGGTACCAACCACTTATGAGATGTCATCATCAAAGTGGGTACATTATGCCAATGATGAATGCGACTCCTTTACAGAGTGATAACAGATTTGAAAAAATAAGATTTTTACAGACAGAAGAGTTATCTAATAGAGTCTATGAGATGATGGATAAGGAAAAGAAGATTTTCCCGTATGAAGGTATTGGAAAAGCATTAGATATACTACATACAATACAAAGAGCAGTAATCTTTTCGGAGGATGACCTGCTGTATGCGTACGATTACGGCGTGGTAGATAAGAAAATGTTTCCGACAATTGATGATCTTAGGAAAGCGATTACAGCTTTTCAGGTTGATGGTGAATGCGTTTCAATTCAGAAGGATGAAATTAATTATCCAATCAGTCCGTCTGTTTTACAGGAAATAAATGCGGAATATAACGGTCGTAATCTGCTAGATGTTGTTGGAAATATGATTCACCAATATCCAGAACAACGTCGGTATAGAGAGCAACGTTGTATTGATATTTATGGAAAGCTCATTTGA
- a CDS encoding VanZ family protein: MEERHSDLVSEVQRERWTFGKKIGNSWKKILWYSGKIAFIFSVSIEMLQLLLRLGTFQLSDIFYNTVGGMIGGLMYCAVMKARKRL; the protein is encoded by the coding sequence ATGGAAGAACGCCATAGTGACCTGGTATCAGAAGTTCAAAGAGAGCGTTGGACGTTCGGAAAGAAGATAGGAAACAGTTGGAAGAAGATACTGTGGTATAGCGGGAAGATAGCATTTATCTTTTCGGTGAGCATTGAGATGCTGCAGTTATTACTGCGGCTAGGAACGTTTCAGCTATCAGACATCTTCTATAACACAGTCGGTGGAATGATCGGCGGATTGATGTATTGTGCGGTGATGAAGGCAAGAAAACGTCTGTAA